One region of Miscanthus floridulus cultivar M001 chromosome 19, ASM1932011v1, whole genome shotgun sequence genomic DNA includes:
- the LOC136527083 gene encoding putative pentatricopeptide repeat-containing protein At5g52630, whose translation MPLGLARAASYCAHRTGPSRSSLACTSCACDAITLANRLIGQHLRAGRADAVREVFDRMPQRDVVSWNSLMAAYACSGVHDSAVTAFLEMRREGFCVDHTSFSTVLSACAGMETLALGRCIHGLATKTRSSLNVFVGSSLITMYANCGVFSCLEQIVVSESMQD comes from the coding sequence ATGCCGCTCGGGTTGGCGCGAGCTGCGTCGTACTGTGCTCACCGCACTGGGCCTTCCAGGTCCTCCCTGGCATGCACGTCGTGCGCTTGCGATGCGATAACCTTAGCAAACAGGCTGATTGGGCAGCACCTGCGTGCTGGCAGGGCGGATGCTGTGCGGGAGGTGTTCGACAGAATGCCGCAGCGGGACGTCGTGTCCTGGAACTCCCTCATGGCCGCATATGCCTGTTCCGGGGTGCATGACAGTGCAGTTACTGCGTTCCTCGAGATGAGGCGTGAGGGATTCTGTGTGGACCACACGTCCTTCTCCACTGTGCTGTCGGCCTGTGCAGGGATGGAGACTCTAGCTCTGGGGAGGTGCATCCATGGGCTTGCAACCAAGACCAGATCTTCATTGAACGTGTTTGTGGGGTCCTCCTTGATCACGATGTATGCCAACTGTGGGGTGTTCAGCTGCCTGGAGCAGATTGTGGTGTCAGAATCTAT